The Sphingomonas sp. So64.6b genome includes a region encoding these proteins:
- the recA gene encoding recombinase RecA: protein MAANLKVIDSKMAVSNDKASTERQKALDAALAQIDRAFGKGSAMRLGSKETMQVEVISTGSLGLDIALGVGGLPRGRVIEIYGPESSGKTTLALHVIAEAQKGGGTAAFVDAEHALDPVYAKKLGVNIDELIVSQPDTGEQALEIVDTLVRSNAIDVLVIDSVAALVPRAEIEGEMGDSHVGLQARLMSQSLRKLTGSISRSRCMVIFINQLRMKIGVMYGNPETTTGGNALKFYASVRLDIRRTGQIKDRDEIIGNTTRVKVVKNKVAPPFKQVEFDIMYGQGVSKIGEILDLGVKAGLVEKSGAWFSYDSVRIGQGRENSKTFLKENPEMCDRLEKAIRTRTDKVAEEMMAGPEPEDDGEEM, encoded by the coding sequence ATGGCGGCGAACTTGAAGGTCATCGACAGCAAAATGGCAGTTTCCAACGATAAGGCGTCGACTGAGCGCCAAAAGGCGCTCGACGCAGCACTCGCGCAGATCGATCGCGCGTTCGGCAAGGGTTCGGCAATGCGGCTCGGCTCGAAAGAGACGATGCAGGTTGAGGTGATCTCGACTGGCTCGCTCGGGCTCGACATCGCGCTCGGCGTCGGCGGTCTGCCGCGTGGCCGGGTGATCGAGATTTACGGCCCGGAAAGCTCGGGCAAGACCACGCTCGCGTTGCATGTCATCGCCGAAGCACAAAAGGGCGGCGGCACCGCGGCGTTCGTCGATGCCGAGCATGCGCTCGATCCGGTCTATGCCAAGAAGCTCGGCGTCAATATCGACGAGTTGATCGTGTCGCAGCCCGACACTGGTGAGCAGGCGCTTGAGATTGTGGATACGCTGGTCCGCTCCAACGCGATCGACGTGCTGGTGATCGATTCGGTCGCCGCTCTCGTGCCGCGTGCCGAAATCGAGGGCGAAATGGGCGACAGCCATGTCGGCCTTCAGGCTCGCCTGATGTCGCAGTCGCTGCGCAAGCTGACCGGATCGATCAGCCGTTCGCGCTGCATGGTGATCTTCATCAACCAGCTGCGCATGAAGATCGGCGTGATGTACGGTAACCCCGAAACGACGACCGGCGGCAATGCGCTGAAATTCTACGCCAGCGTCCGTCTCGACATCCGTCGCACCGGCCAGATCAAGGATCGCGACGAGATCATCGGCAACACCACCCGGGTGAAGGTCGTCAAGAACAAGGTCGCGCCGCCGTTCAAGCAGGTCGAATTCGACATCATGTACGGCCAGGGCGTGTCCAAGATCGGCGAAATCCTCGATCTCGGCGTCAAAGCCGGGCTGGTCGAAAAATCGGGTGCCTGGTTCTCCTATGACAGTGTCCGCATCGGTCAGGGGCGTGAGAATTCGAAGACCTTCCTCAAGGAAAATCCGGAAATGTGCGACCGCCTCGAAAAGGCAATCCGCACGCGCACCGACAAGGTCGCCGAAGAAATGATGGCCGGCCCCGAACCAGAGGATGACGGCGAGGAGATGTAA